A genomic segment from Juglans regia cultivar Chandler unplaced genomic scaffold, Walnut 2.0 Scaffold_673, whole genome shotgun sequence encodes:
- the LOC108986886 gene encoding L-ascorbate oxidase-like, producing MVPTDGSMVRPISRGLTLRAFIIWCILLPFIGISSGAKTRHFKWEVEYMYWSPDCIEHVVMGINGQFPGPTIRAKAGDTIVVELTNKLSTEGVVIHWHGIRQLGTPWADGTAFISQCAINSGETFHYRFKVDRAGTYFYHGHLGMQRSAGLYGSLIVDVAEGEKEPFHYDGEFNLLLSDWWHKSVHEQEVGLSSIPFRWIGEPQSLLINGRGQYNCSLAAQYSNTTSSQCKLRGNEQCAPQILHVRPNKTYRLRVASSTALASLNLAIGNHKMVVVEADGNYLQPFAVNDLDIYSGESYSVLITTDQDPSKNYWLSLGVRGRLPATPPALTILNYQPISASKFPTSPPPVTPRWNDYDHSKKFSKSIFALMGSPKPPKSYDRRITLLNTQNKIDGFTKWAINNVSLALPPTPYLGSIKYGLRNAFDQKSPPENFPNSYDVTKPPINPNSTTGSGVYMFGLNTTVDVILQNANALSDNVSEIHPWHLHGHDFWVLGYGEGKFSAKDEKKLNFKNPPLRNTAVIFPYGWTALRYVADNPGVWAFHCHIEPHLHMGMGVVFAEGVHHVKSIPNEALSCGLTAKFLNKKG from the exons ATGGTGCCAACTGATGGTTCCATGGTTCGCCCAATTTCAAGGGGTCTTACTCTTAGGGCCTTCATTATTTGGTGCATTTTATTACCGTTTATTGGAATATCTTCAGGTGCCAAGACCAGGCACTTTAAATGGGAAGTAGAGTATATGTATTGGTCTCCTGATTGCATCGAGCATGTCGTGATGGGGATCAATGGCCAGTTTCCCGGCCCGACCATCCGAGCTAAAGCAGGAGACACAATTGTTGTTGAACTCACTAACAAGCTCTCCACTGAGGGAGTTGTCATTCACTGGCATGGAATCCGACAg TTGGGCACACCTTGGGCCGATGGAACTGCTTTCATTTCACAGTGTGCTATCAACTCTGGGGAGACCTTTCATTATAGGTTCAAAGTTGATAGG GCAGGAACATACTTTTACCATGGCCACTTGGGCATGCAGAGATCGGCAGGGTTGTATGGGTCTCTGATAGTGGACGTTGCAGAAGGAGAGAAAGAGCCATTCCATTACGATGGTGAGTTCAACCTATTGTTGAGCGACTGGTGGCACAAAAGTGTTCACGAGCAAGAGGTTGGCCTCTCCTCCATCCCATTTCGTTGGATCGGTGAACCTCAG AGCTTGCTGATCAACGGAAGAGGACAGTACAACTGTTCCCTGGCAGCGCAATATAGCAACACCACCTCCAGCCAGTGCAAATTAAGGGGAAACGAACAATGCGCACCTCAGATCCTACATGTGCGTCCCAACAAGACTTACAGGCTGAGGGTTGCCAGCTCCACAGCACTTGCTTCACTCAACCTGGCCATTGGG AATCACAAAATGGTGGTGGTAGAAGCTGACGGGAATTATCTACAACCATTTGCGGTCAATGACTTGGACATATACTCTGGTGAAAGCTACTCAGTCCTAATAACTACAGATCAAGATCCTTCCAAGAACTACTGGCTTTCTTTAGGTGTAAGAGGAAGGCTTCCAGCGACCCCTCCTGCCCTTACCATCCTAAATTACCAACCAATCTCTGCGTCAAAGTTCCCCACTTCTCCACCTCCCGTGACACCTCGATGGAATGATTATGACCATAGCAAGAAGTTCTCTAAGAGTATCTTTGCTCTCATGGGGTCCCCAAAACCTCCGAAAAGTTACGACCGTCGGATCACCCTCCTCAAcacccaaaataaaattgatgGGTTTACCAAGTGGGCTATCAATAATGTCTCTTTAGCATTACCGCCCACTCCTTATCTGGGCTCCATAAAATATGGTCTACGAAATGCTTTCGATCAGAAGAGTCCACCGGAAAACTTCCCCAACAGCTATGACGTGACGAAACCTCCGATCAACCCTAACTCAACTACTGGCAGTGGAGTTTACATGTTTGGTTTGAATACTACGGTAGATGTGATACTTCAAAATGCCAATGCGCTAAGTGATAATGTTAGCGAAATACACCCTTGGCACTTGCATGGTCATGATTTTTGGGTGTTGGGATATGGAGAAGGGAAGTTCTCGGCCAAGGATGAGAAGAAACTCAACTTCAAAAATCCGCCTTTGAGGAATACTGCAGTTATATTCCCATATGGATGGACAGCTTTAAGGTATGTGGCAGATAATCCAGGAGTGTGGGCCTTCCATTGCCACATCGAGCCTCATTTGCATATGGGTATGGGCGTGGTCTTTGCCGAAGGTGTTCATCATGTGAAAAGCATACCAAATGAGGCTCTTTCCTGTGGTCTAACTGCGAAATTTTTGAACAAGAAAGGCTGA